A genome region from Dolichospermum compactum NIES-806 includes the following:
- a CDS encoding type II toxin-antitoxin system PemK/MazF family toxin has protein sequence MVVNRFDIFLVNLDPTIGSEIKKTRPCLIISPNEINHHISTVIVAPMTTKGQPYPTRVTCQFQGKEGQIVLDQIRTIDKTRLIKLLGQITTEEQKAVLDILAEIFAE, from the coding sequence ATGGTAGTTAACAGATTTGATATCTTCCTAGTTAATCTTGACCCTACCATTGGCAGTGAAATTAAAAAAACACGCCCTTGCTTAATAATCTCACCCAACGAAATCAACCATCATATTTCTACCGTAATAGTTGCACCAATGACAACAAAAGGGCAACCATACCCCACAAGAGTGACCTGTCAATTTCAAGGAAAAGAAGGGCAAATCGTACTTGACCAAATTCGCACAATAGATAAAACTCGACTAATCAAACTTCTAGGTCAAATTACCACAGAAGAACAAAAAGCCGTTTTGGATATCTTAGCGGAAATTTTCGCTGAATAA
- a CDS encoding AbrB/MazE/SpoVT family DNA-binding domain-containing protein, translating to MGTAIKTRIVKIGNSQGLRIPKTLLEQSGINSEVEIEVQGNHLIIRPVEQVRKGWEKAFIEMAEKGDDILLDDINTTEWDKDEWQW from the coding sequence ATGGGTACAGCAATTAAAACCCGAATAGTCAAAATCGGCAACTCCCAAGGGTTACGCATCCCCAAAACCCTATTAGAACAAAGTGGAATTAACTCAGAAGTAGAAATAGAAGTTCAAGGAAATCATCTCATTATTCGCCCAGTTGAACAAGTCAGAAAAGGTTGGGAAAAAGCATTTATAGAAATGGCAGAAAAAGGCGATGATATCTTATTAGATGATATCAACACAACAGAATGGGATAAAGATGAATGGCAATGGTAG
- a CDS encoding DUF3800 domain-containing protein: MYLLYADESGTTHDQNQQYFVLAGFCIFERQGYWISDQLDKIAARFDPADPLSVELHGSPMLSGRGKWRSYSKSDREKAIEDILQVFLQSHPSNRLFASVIKKTLVSPKDPVEVAFEQLASRFDRYLIRLHKHDQDLRN; this comes from the coding sequence ATGTACTTGCTGTATGCAGATGAGTCAGGTACTACCCATGACCAAAACCAGCAATATTTTGTACTGGCTGGATTCTGTATATTTGAACGTCAAGGCTATTGGATTTCTGATCAGCTTGATAAAATTGCTGCTAGATTTGACCCCGCAGATCCTTTATCAGTTGAATTACACGGTAGTCCAATGCTAAGTGGTAGAGGAAAGTGGAGAAGCTATTCTAAAAGTGATAGAGAGAAAGCTATTGAAGATATTTTGCAGGTTTTTTTACAGTCACACCCAAGTAACAGATTATTTGCAAGTGTTATTAAAAAGACTTTAGTATCTCCAAAAGACCCTGTTGAAGTTGCATTTGAACAACTTGCTAGTAGATTTGATAGATATTTGATAAGGCTTCATAAACATGATCAGGACTTACGCAACT
- a CDS encoding helix-turn-helix domain-containing protein — translation MHNYNTEKIEIKTSSGNVFADLDLPNPEEMLVKAELARKISNAIIARHITQAEAAELLGIDQPKVSALMRGRLAGFSLERMFRFLNTLGIDVEITVKPKLRDNARITVV, via the coding sequence ATGCACAATTACAATACAGAAAAGATTGAAATAAAAACCAGTAGCGGTAACGTATTTGCTGATTTAGATTTACCCAACCCAGAGGAAATGCTAGTAAAAGCAGAACTTGCACGTAAAATCAGTAATGCTATTATTGCACGTCATATTACACAAGCAGAAGCGGCTGAATTATTAGGAATTGATCAACCAAAAGTTTCTGCTTTAATGAGAGGAAGACTTGCAGGGTTTTCTCTAGAAAGAATGTTTAGATTTCTCAATACTTTAGGAATTGATGTAGAAATTACAGTCAAACCTAAATTGAGAGATAATGCACGGATAACAGTAGTTTAA
- a CDS encoding glucose-1-phosphate thymidylyltransferase translates to MKALILSGGKGTRLRPLTYTGAKQLVPVANKPILWYGIEEMATAGITDIGIIISPETGEEVKSKTGNGEKFGVNITYILQEKPAGLAQAVQVARPFLKDSPFAMYLGDNLIQQGDLSSFLDKFTQQQPDALILLREVRNPSAFGVAKVDQNGRVLQLIEKPKIPPSNLALVGVYFFLPVIHDAISLIKPSARGELEITDAIQCLIDQEKEVLACNLEGWWLDTGKKDDLLEANRLILDTYLTKSILSDIDSTTQITGRVEIGVESKIINCTIRGPVIIGNNCYLENCFIGPYSSIADNSTLIETDLEHSVVLEGAKITGIQQRIIDSLIGQRAQLSIAPRRPKALRFLIGDDSQIELT, encoded by the coding sequence ATGAAAGCCCTAATTTTATCCGGTGGAAAAGGTACTCGTTTACGCCCATTAACTTATACAGGAGCAAAACAACTTGTACCCGTTGCCAACAAACCAATTTTATGGTACGGCATTGAAGAAATGGCTACAGCAGGGATTACTGATATTGGTATTATTATCAGCCCAGAAACCGGGGAAGAAGTCAAGAGTAAAACCGGAAATGGCGAAAAGTTCGGCGTTAATATCACCTATATTTTACAAGAAAAACCGGCAGGATTAGCCCAAGCTGTCCAGGTTGCCCGTCCTTTTTTAAAAGATTCACCCTTTGCTATGTATTTAGGTGATAACCTGATTCAACAAGGTGATTTGAGTTCATTTTTAGATAAATTTACTCAACAACAACCAGATGCTTTAATTCTGTTACGGGAAGTTAGAAATCCTAGTGCTTTTGGTGTGGCAAAGGTAGATCAAAATGGCAGAGTTTTACAGTTAATTGAAAAGCCTAAAATTCCCCCTTCAAATTTAGCATTGGTAGGAGTTTATTTCTTTTTACCAGTTATCCATGATGCAATTTCTCTGATTAAACCTTCAGCTAGAGGAGAATTAGAAATTACTGACGCGATTCAATGTTTAATAGATCAAGAAAAAGAAGTTTTAGCTTGTAATCTTGAAGGTTGGTGGTTAGATACAGGTAAAAAAGATGATTTATTAGAAGCTAACCGTCTCATTCTTGATACCTATTTAACAAAATCAATTCTGAGTGATATTGACTCTACAACCCAGATTACTGGAAGAGTAGAAATTGGTGTTGAATCTAAAATTATTAACTGTACAATTCGCGGACCTGTGATCATTGGTAATAACTGTTATTTAGAAAACTGTTTTATCGGGCCTTATAGTAGTATTGCCGATAATTCAACCCTCATAGAAACAGATTTAGAACACAGCGTAGTATTAGAAGGTGCTAAAATCACTGGAATTCAACAACGAATTATTGATAGCCTCATTGGACAACGCGCCCAATTAAGTATTGCCCCCCGTCGTCCTAAAGCATTACGCTTTTTAATTGGTGATGATTCGCAAATTGAACTGACTTAA
- the rfbD gene encoding dTDP-4-dehydrorhamnose reductase — MNKSILLIGSNGQVGTELQHTLLASNHKVIALARPEIDLTQPENLRQIIRENQPEIIINAAAYTAVDKAESEPENAHIVNTLAPQILAEESQKSGSFLIHISTDYVFNGNSNHPYQETDNTNPLSVYGQTKLAGEIAIQNICSQHLILRTAWVYGTYGKSNFVKTMLRLGKERPEVRVVADQIGSPTWARNIALAITQIIPQLASETAGIYHYTNSGVASWYDFAIAIFEEAEKLGFPLKIENIIPITTPEYPTPAKRPAYSVLACEKISKVLGTYSPHWRQELRLMLKELQEKSL, encoded by the coding sequence ATGAATAAATCAATATTATTAATAGGTAGTAACGGACAAGTTGGTACAGAACTACAACATACCCTACTAGCATCCAACCACAAAGTTATTGCCCTTGCCCGTCCAGAAATAGACCTAACTCAACCGGAAAACTTACGCCAAATCATCAGAGAAAACCAACCTGAAATAATTATCAATGCCGCTGCTTACACCGCAGTAGATAAAGCCGAAAGTGAGCCAGAAAATGCTCACATAGTCAACACATTAGCCCCCCAAATTCTCGCCGAAGAAAGTCAAAAATCAGGAAGCTTCCTCATTCATATTTCCACAGATTACGTATTTAATGGCAACAGTAATCATCCCTATCAAGAAACCGATAATACCAATCCATTGAGTGTATATGGACAAACAAAATTAGCCGGAGAAATAGCAATCCAAAATATTTGCTCTCAACATCTAATTCTCCGTACAGCCTGGGTTTATGGAACTTATGGCAAAAGTAACTTCGTCAAAACCATGTTACGTCTTGGTAAAGAAAGACCAGAAGTGAGAGTAGTTGCCGATCAAATTGGTAGTCCTACATGGGCGCGAAATATAGCCTTAGCAATTACCCAAATTATCCCCCAATTAGCATCAGAAACTGCGGGAATTTATCACTATACAAATAGTGGTGTAGCCAGTTGGTATGACTTCGCCATAGCTATCTTTGAAGAAGCAGAAAAACTCGGTTTCCCCCTAAAAATTGAAAATATTATCCCCATTACCACTCCTGAATATCCCACTCCCGCAAAACGTCCTGCCTATTCCGTTCTCGCTTGTGAGAAAATATCGAAAGTCTTGGGAACTTATTCTCCTCATTGGCGACAAGAACTCAGATTAATGTTAAAAGAATTACAAGAAAAATCTCTATGA
- the rfbC gene encoding dTDP-4-dehydrorhamnose 3,5-epimerase yields MNIISTSIPDVLLLEPKVFQDSRGFFLESYNQKTFTEKLGITVNFVQDNHSESEYNVLRGLHYQLIQPQGKLVRAIVGTIFDVTVDIRKNSPTFGQWVGYELSAENKRQLWIPAGFAHGFLVLSETAEVLYKATDYYAPGGDRSILWNDPDLAINWPLKTPPILSAKDSNAPTFKNAEVYE; encoded by the coding sequence ATGAATATTATCTCCACCTCTATTCCTGATGTCCTGCTCCTCGAACCCAAAGTATTCCAAGACTCGCGGGGCTTTTTTTTGGAATCCTACAATCAAAAAACATTCACAGAAAAACTAGGAATCACAGTCAACTTCGTTCAAGATAATCATTCAGAATCTGAATACAATGTCCTGCGAGGATTACATTATCAACTCATCCAACCTCAAGGTAAACTAGTCCGGGCCATTGTGGGGACAATCTTTGATGTCACAGTAGACATTAGAAAAAACTCCCCCACCTTTGGACAATGGGTAGGTTACGAACTCAGTGCCGAAAACAAACGCCAATTGTGGATACCAGCAGGGTTTGCTCACGGTTTTCTGGTGCTGTCAGAAACTGCCGAAGTTTTGTATAAAGCTACAGACTATTATGCACCAGGAGGCGATCGCTCAATCCTTTGGAATGATCCAGATTTAGCGATAAATTGGCCTCTGAAAACACCCCCAATTTTATCAGCTAAAGATAGCAACGCTCCAACTTTCAAAAACGCCGAAGTTTATGAATAA
- a CDS encoding pentapeptide repeat-containing protein: protein MNIETIRLGQNKQLPGANLEDEDLSHLDLRKINLTGAKLVGADFTGSKLEGGHFEGANLMGANLQETDLRANLMGANLMQANLTSADLRGSNLRGSNLMGAILNDASLAGAFLSGANLQGVNLQSVDLRCADLRGANLTGANLKGADLSGADLQGAVLIEANLEEADLRKANLAGANLTGANLLCAELDAVKLNGANLDRVCLRGTVLEARSSELGVRS, encoded by the coding sequence ATGAATATAGAAACCATTAGATTAGGGCAAAACAAACAACTCCCCGGTGCAAATTTAGAAGATGAGGATCTATCTCACCTAGATTTAAGGAAGATAAATTTAACAGGGGCTAAACTGGTGGGGGCTGACTTCACTGGTTCTAAATTAGAGGGTGGTCATTTTGAAGGTGCAAATTTAATGGGGGCTAATCTGCAAGAAACAGACTTGCGGGCTAACCTGATGGGTGCAAACTTGATGCAGGCTAACTTGACAAGTGCGGACTTACGTGGGAGCAACTTACGGGGTAGTAACTTGATGGGAGCAATCCTCAACGATGCATCTTTAGCCGGTGCTTTTTTAAGTGGCGCTAATTTGCAGGGTGTAAATTTGCAGAGTGTTGACTTGCGATGTGCAGATTTACGAGGTGCAAATTTAACGGGAGCTAATCTCAAAGGTGCAGATTTAAGCGGTGCAGATTTGCAAGGTGCTGTACTAATTGAAGCGAATCTTGAAGAAGCAGATTTAAGAAAAGCAAATTTAGCAGGGGCTAATTTAACTGGGGCTAATTTACTCTGTGCTGAATTAGATGCAGTGAAGTTAAATGGCGCAAATTTAGATCGGGTGTGTTTGCGGGGAACAGTTTTGGAAGCTAGGAGTTCGGAGTTAGGAGTTCGGAGTTAG
- a CDS encoding DICT sensory domain-containing protein, protein MLQGSILQQLEASHRHSARPIHFGVYYKNTLVSLCHALEDHILTKDNDPLVITAFQQGKWYLEEAQRYADIAQHSREIVIMATADAGFAEHPTGQLPNIDLVGLAADDPVAQEWHLIILAPDYTAMVICQELSEADYGKDGLPTCDLERKFYGLWTFEPELVEETAELAIAHIKDYHPELALKLSQYKQAIHPAICPGEEVATVVSRVVDYLKTGQGNLPILTASHQKFLDRNLVSNEIQAFLRMAQLIDLADSRNPVAASEVASLAETMGQLLDLPAWQIKRLRLAALLHRLDPMQKAKSLISPTHITTAYQEEAASCPLACPLVPGAQALRIMPRLRAIAQIITHQSEWWNGAGEPAGLAGDDIPLESRILSLVAEFQLQINQYKYLSEGGAEIFAQSLDQCRKQQSTRFDPKLVDTLTLLVMGLQQGLDLPIMTPKVSSGLWLLDSRWDTDNKSSEQISMYSK, encoded by the coding sequence ATGTTACAAGGTTCAATTCTCCAACAGTTAGAAGCATCTCACCGCCATAGTGCTAGACCTATTCATTTTGGCGTGTACTATAAAAATACCTTAGTGTCTCTCTGCCATGCTTTGGAAGATCATATTTTAACTAAAGATAATGACCCTTTGGTGATTACGGCTTTCCAGCAGGGTAAATGGTATCTGGAAGAGGCTCAAAGATACGCAGATATCGCGCAACACAGCCGGGAAATTGTAATTATGGCAACGGCTGATGCTGGTTTTGCTGAACATCCGACTGGTCAATTACCTAATATTGATTTGGTGGGATTAGCTGCTGATGATCCTGTGGCGCAGGAGTGGCACTTGATTATTTTAGCTCCTGATTACACGGCTATGGTAATTTGTCAAGAGTTATCTGAAGCTGACTATGGGAAAGATGGGTTGCCAACTTGCGATTTAGAGCGTAAATTCTATGGTTTATGGACATTTGAACCGGAATTGGTGGAGGAAACCGCCGAGTTAGCGATCGCTCACATTAAAGACTATCATCCTGAACTAGCACTCAAACTGAGTCAATATAAACAAGCAATTCACCCAGCTATCTGTCCGGGCGAAGAAGTAGCTACCGTTGTCTCTCGTGTTGTTGATTACCTCAAAACCGGACAAGGTAACTTACCTATTCTCACCGCATCCCACCAAAAATTTCTAGATCGTAACTTGGTATCTAACGAAATTCAGGCATTTTTGCGGATGGCACAATTGATTGATCTAGCAGATAGCCGTAATCCTGTAGCCGCGTCAGAAGTAGCATCTCTCGCTGAAACAATGGGGCAATTATTGGATTTACCAGCATGGCAAATTAAAAGATTACGCCTAGCTGCTTTATTGCATCGTCTAGATCCAATGCAAAAAGCCAAAAGCCTGATTAGTCCGACTCATATAACAACAGCTTATCAAGAAGAAGCCGCTAGTTGTCCCCTAGCTTGTCCCCTCGTACCAGGAGCGCAAGCATTACGAATCATGCCAAGACTACGAGCTATTGCCCAGATTATTACTCACCAAAGCGAATGGTGGAATGGTGCTGGTGAACCCGCAGGTTTAGCCGGTGATGATATTCCCTTAGAATCACGAATTTTGTCATTGGTAGCAGAATTTCAGCTACAAATCAATCAGTATAAATATTTAAGCGAAGGAGGAGCAGAGATATTTGCTCAGTCCTTAGACCAGTGCCGAAAACAACAATCCACCAGGTTTGATCCTAAACTTGTAGATACATTAACTTTATTAGTGATGGGTTTACAACAGGGGCTTGATTTACCGATAATGACACCCAAGGTCAGCAGCGGTTTATGGTTACTCGACTCGCGTTGGGATACCGACAACAAAAGTAGTGAGCAGATTTCAATGTACAGCAAATGA
- a CDS encoding photosystem II high light acclimation radical SAM protein, which translates to MNATKILYVRLPCNPIFPIGVVYLSDHVHKLFPHAEQRIFDLGTIPPLDYASALDRCIDEFKPTLLVFSWRDIQIYAPVGGRGGNPLQNAFEFYYAKNPFIKLRGALGGLRIFIAYYVELWRNLGLVKRGLKRAQKYQSQARVVLGGGAVSVFYEQLGKSLPPGTIISVGEGETLLTKLLKGEDFQDERCYVVGENQPRQRLIHEQPTPLEKTVCNYDYIETIWPEFNYYLQEQDFYIGVQTKRGCPHNCCYCVYTVVEGKQVRINPSDEVVAEIRELYNRGIRNFWFTDAQFIPARKFIDDAVELLQKIVDSGMSDIHWAAYIRADNLTPQLCELMVKTGMNYFEIGITSGSQELVRKMRMGYNLRTVLQNCRDLKSAGFNDVVSVNYSFNVIDERHETIRQTIAYHRELERIFGADKVEPAIFFIGLQPHTHLEEYAFKEGILKPGYDPMSLMPWTAKKLLWNPEPLGSFFGEVCLQAWRQNPNDFGREVMNILEAKLGCADLEDALSAPIEKPEKQLVSVS; encoded by the coding sequence ATGAACGCAACTAAAATCCTCTACGTTCGCCTTCCCTGTAACCCTATCTTTCCTATTGGGGTTGTCTATCTTTCCGATCATGTCCACAAATTATTTCCTCATGCAGAACAGCGGATTTTTGACTTAGGCACAATTCCCCCCCTAGATTATGCTTCCGCCCTAGACCGATGTATTGATGAGTTTAAACCCACACTCCTAGTCTTCTCCTGGCGAGATATTCAAATTTACGCCCCAGTTGGTGGACGGGGCGGCAATCCTCTCCAAAACGCCTTTGAATTTTACTACGCAAAAAACCCGTTTATAAAATTGCGTGGTGCTTTGGGCGGGCTGAGAATTTTTATTGCTTATTATGTAGAATTATGGCGCAATTTGGGATTAGTTAAACGGGGTTTAAAACGCGCCCAAAAATATCAATCTCAAGCCCGTGTAGTTTTAGGCGGTGGTGCAGTTAGCGTATTTTATGAACAGTTGGGTAAAAGCTTACCGCCCGGAACAATTATTTCCGTCGGTGAAGGAGAAACCCTACTCACAAAACTGCTTAAGGGTGAAGATTTTCAGGATGAACGCTGTTATGTTGTAGGAGAAAATCAACCGCGTCAACGGCTAATTCATGAACAACCCACACCCCTAGAAAAAACAGTTTGTAATTACGACTACATCGAAACTATTTGGCCGGAATTTAATTATTACCTGCAAGAACAGGACTTTTATATTGGTGTCCAAACCAAACGCGGTTGTCCCCATAATTGCTGTTACTGTGTTTATACAGTAGTTGAAGGTAAGCAAGTCCGCATTAACCCTAGTGACGAAGTTGTAGCGGAAATCCGAGAATTATATAACCGGGGTATTCGCAACTTTTGGTTTACAGATGCTCAATTTATTCCCGCCCGGAAATTCATTGATGATGCTGTAGAACTTCTCCAAAAAATCGTTGATTCGGGAATGTCGGATATCCATTGGGCAGCATACATTAGAGCCGACAACTTAACACCCCAATTGTGTGAGTTGATGGTAAAAACAGGCATGAATTATTTTGAAATCGGGATTACAAGCGGTTCTCAAGAACTGGTTCGCAAAATGCGAATGGGTTATAACTTGCGGACTGTCTTACAAAATTGTCGTGATTTAAAATCTGCCGGTTTCAATGATGTAGTTTCTGTTAACTACTCCTTTAATGTGATTGATGAACGCCACGAAACTATTCGTCAAACTATTGCTTATCACCGCGAACTAGAACGGATTTTTGGGGCTGATAAAGTTGAACCTGCCATTTTCTTCATTGGACTCCAACCCCATACCCATTTAGAAGAATATGCCTTTAAAGAGGGTATTCTCAAACCTGGTTATGATCCTATGAGTTTAATGCCTTGGACAGCTAAAAAACTCCTCTGGAATCCTGAACCATTAGGTTCTTTCTTTGGTGAGGTGTGCTTACAAGCTTGGCGACAAAATCCCAATGACTTCGGACGGGAAGTGATGAATATTTTAGAAGCCAAATTGGGTTGTGCTGATTTGGAAGATGCACTTTCTGCACCGATAGAAAAACCAGAGAAACAATTAGTAAGCGTATCTTAA
- a CDS encoding exonuclease domain-containing protein has product MLIYEGFCDGNSHGFQNVLNLKSLKTLLTEFLTIVEEKKIICHYAEHDIDILKHSFRQVGLPLHNLEFDCTWILAKDCFPNLESYSLEYLSKYLNLRAYNQYFLPNMAHTASYDATFTYHFYRKIVLEPGLTQLAHW; this is encoded by the coding sequence GTGCTAATTTATGAAGGTTTTTGTGATGGTAACTCTCATGGTTTTCAAAATGTTTTAAATCTCAAAAGTCTCAAAACTTTACTAACAGAATTTCTGACTATTGTTGAAGAGAAAAAAATTATCTGTCACTATGCAGAACATGATATTGATATCCTCAAGCATAGTTTTCGGCAAGTTGGTTTACCTTTGCATAATTTAGAATTTGATTGTACTTGGATTTTAGCTAAAGACTGTTTTCCAAATTTAGAAAGTTATTCTTTAGAGTATCTGAGTAAATACTTGAATCTGCGAGCTTATAATCAATATTTTTTGCCGAATATGGCACATACCGCTAGTTATGATGCCACATTTACTTATCATTTTTATAGAAAAATTGTGTTAGAACCAGGACTTACGCAACTGGCACATTGGTAG
- a CDS encoding DEAD/DEAH box helicase, translated as MSFSNLGLSPEIVRAVTDLGYDKPTPIQKQAIPVVLSGGDIMAGAQTGTGKTASFTLPLLHRLSANKGISSNSHGFPPIRALILTPTRELAAQVQESVRDYGKYLNLNSMVMFGGVSIGPQKQKLRTRVDILVSTPGRLLDHVQQGTVNLSRVEVLVLDEADRMLDMGFINDIRRILSLLPKQRQNLLFFATFSDKVKTLAAGLLNNPTMIEVARRNVTAATISQKVYHVDRERKRQLLSHLIRENKWYQVLVFSRTKHGADRLVKQLGEDRIQALAIHGNKSQGARTHALAKFKDGTLQVLVATDIAARGLDISELPHVINYDLPNVPEDYVHRIGRTGRAGAEGQAISLVCVDEHHLLADIETLIEQRLPKEVVDGFAVNPEIKAEPIPNGRKAPSGGGGNQRTRRSAPKSASSKSPRQPSSRTAAGDKKPGSNSPTPRRSGKRR; from the coding sequence ATGTCTTTTTCTAATCTCGGCTTGTCCCCAGAAATTGTTCGTGCTGTCACTGATCTGGGATATGATAAACCTACACCAATCCAGAAACAGGCTATCCCTGTGGTATTGTCTGGTGGTGATATTATGGCTGGAGCGCAAACGGGTACTGGTAAAACTGCCAGTTTCACTCTGCCTTTGTTACATCGCTTGTCTGCAAATAAGGGCATTTCTAGTAATTCTCATGGATTTCCGCCAATTCGCGCCTTAATTCTGACTCCTACCCGTGAACTTGCTGCACAGGTGCAAGAAAGTGTCCGTGATTATGGTAAATATTTGAATCTGAATTCAATGGTGATGTTTGGGGGAGTGAGTATTGGTCCCCAAAAACAGAAATTGAGAACCCGTGTAGATATTTTGGTTTCAACTCCAGGACGATTGTTAGATCATGTCCAACAAGGGACTGTGAATTTGTCCCGTGTGGAAGTGTTGGTACTGGATGAAGCAGACCGAATGCTGGACATGGGTTTTATTAATGATATCCGGCGTATTCTTTCACTTCTACCTAAACAGCGGCAGAATTTGCTATTTTTTGCGACTTTCTCTGATAAAGTTAAAACTCTTGCGGCTGGGTTACTAAATAACCCGACTATGATTGAAGTCGCACGCCGGAACGTAACTGCGGCAACGATATCACAAAAAGTTTATCATGTGGACAGAGAACGGAAGCGGCAATTACTTTCCCATCTGATTCGAGAAAACAAATGGTATCAAGTATTAGTATTTAGCCGCACGAAGCATGGCGCTGACCGGTTGGTGAAGCAGTTGGGTGAGGACCGGATTCAGGCGCTCGCTATTCATGGTAATAAGAGTCAGGGAGCGCGAACTCACGCTTTAGCTAAGTTTAAAGACGGGACTTTGCAGGTATTGGTAGCAACGGATATTGCTGCGCGGGGTCTTGATATTAGCGAGCTACCTCATGTTATTAATTACGATTTACCCAATGTCCCAGAGGATTATGTACATCGCATTGGTCGGACTGGACGCGCTGGTGCGGAAGGACAAGCGATATCTCTTGTATGTGTTGATGAACATCATTTGTTAGCGGATATTGAAACCCTGATTGAGCAGCGTTTACCGAAAGAAGTGGTAGATGGTTTTGCTGTGAACCCGGAAATTAAGGCTGAACCAATTCCCAATGGACGTAAAGCTCCTTCTGGTGGTGGTGGAAATCAGCGGACTCGTCGTTCTGCTCCTAAATCTGCTTCTTCAAAATCACCTAGACAACCTTCTTCACGCACAGCCGCAGGTGATAAAAAGCCTGGTTCTAATTCTCCTACACCACGTCGTTCTGGTAAACGTAGGTAA
- a CDS encoding DNA cytosine methyltransferase: MLCPTIFSFFSGSGFLDLGFETSGYKIAYVNEIFPPFMSAYRYSREKLNLPQPEYGYHQAEASDVSKLIAGTPAQRLNELVKDSRKSNNIIGFIGGPPCPDFSIGGKNKGHLGDNGKLSSAYVELICQNLPDFFLFENVKGLWRTTKHRLFFEELKIKLQKSGYILTERLINSIEYGVPQDRDRIILIGFQDKFLKDIKTKDEFTFPWEKHILYPQEKVFTYPWHKSQPFQEDSIIPCPENIPEKLTVEYWFRKNQVLNHANAQHHFQPRAGKIKFATIAEGDDSKKSFKRLHRWRYSPTACYGNNEVHLHPYKIRRISIAEALAIQSLPANFSLPENMSLTNMFKTVGNGVPYLAAKALAQTILDFLNAELQD, encoded by the coding sequence ATGTTATGTCCGACTATTTTCTCCTTTTTCTCTGGCTCAGGATTCCTCGATTTAGGATTTGAAACCAGCGGCTATAAAATTGCTTATGTCAACGAAATATTTCCTCCATTCATGTCGGCATATCGCTATTCAAGGGAAAAACTCAACCTCCCCCAACCTGAATATGGATATCATCAAGCAGAAGCCTCAGACGTAAGTAAATTAATAGCAGGAACACCAGCACAACGATTAAATGAATTAGTCAAAGATTCCCGTAAATCAAATAATATAATAGGCTTTATTGGTGGTCCACCCTGTCCTGATTTTTCTATTGGTGGCAAAAACAAAGGACATTTAGGCGATAATGGTAAACTCTCATCTGCTTATGTTGAATTGATTTGTCAAAATTTACCCGATTTCTTTTTATTTGAAAATGTCAAAGGTTTATGGAGAACCACAAAACACCGTTTATTTTTTGAAGAACTAAAAATAAAATTACAGAAATCCGGTTATATCTTAACAGAACGGTTAATTAATTCTATTGAATATGGTGTCCCTCAAGATAGAGATAGAATTATTTTAATAGGCTTTCAAGATAAATTTCTCAAAGATATAAAAACTAAAGATGAATTTACTTTTCCTTGGGAAAAACATATTTTATATCCTCAAGAAAAAGTATTTACCTATCCTTGGCATAAAAGCCAACCATTTCAAGAAGATTCCATAATTCCTTGTCCTGAAAATATTCCTGAAAAACTCACTGTTGAATATTGGTTTAGAAAAAATCAAGTTCTCAACCATGCCAATGCTCAACATCATTTTCAACCAAGAGCAGGTAAAATAAAATTTGCTACTATTGCTGAAGGAGATGATTCCAAAAAATCATTTAAACGTTTGCACAGGTGGCGTTATTCTCCCACAGCTTGCTATGGTAATAATGAAGTCCATTTACATCCTTACAAAATTAGACGTATTTCTATAGCCGAAGCTTTAGCAATTCAATCCTTACCTGCTAATTTTTCCCTTCCAGAAAATATGTCACTTACGAATATGTTTAAAACCGTTGGTAACGGTGTTCCCTACTTAGCAGCAAAAGCCTTAGCACAAACTATTCTTGACTTTTTAAACGCTGAGTTGCAAGATTAA